The following are from one region of the Lodderomyces elongisporus chromosome 7, complete sequence genome:
- the SSR1 gene encoding SWI/SNF and RSC complex subunit Ssr1, whose amino-acid sequence MATFVKVSTFLAIIASLQQLAVATPPACLLACVAQVNKNNDESCSGLNSLSCICSNESDDILKCLDDICPNGDADTAKKAFESSCDGYADVEQSSSAEESSSTEAPSSTETESSAEASSTEESSAAPSSSSSAQETSEAAPSSAQETSEAAPSSAQETSEAAPSSAQETSEAAPSSTQETSEAAPSSTLATSSVAQETSSTVATESSSAPGVATQTDESGANKLGMGALVGLIGAALL is encoded by the coding sequence ATGGCCACATTCGTTAAAGTATCAACATTCTTAGCAATCATTGCTTCCTTGCAACAACTTGCAGTGGCTACTCCGCCAGCTTGTCTCTTGGCCTGTGTTGCACAAgtcaacaaaaacaacgaCGAATCATGTTCTGGTCTCAACAGCTTGTCTTGTATCTGCTCAAACGAGTCCGATGATATTTTGAAATGTTTGGATGACATTTGTCCAAATGGCGATGCTGACACCGCAAAGAAAGCTTTTGAAAGCTCTTGTGACGGCTATGCTGATGTTGAGCAGTCCTCATCTGCTGAAGAAAGCTCAAGTACTGAAGCACCATCATCTACTGAAACCGAATCCTCGGCTGAGGCATCTTCCACAGAAGAATCATCTGCTGCTCCAtcgtcttcatcatcagcaCAGGAAACCTCTGAAGCTGCACCATCATCAGCACAAGAAACCTCTGAAGCTGCACCATCATCAGCACAAGAAACCTCTGAAGCTGCACCATCATCAGCACAAGAAACCTCTGAAGCTgcaccatcatcaacacAAGAAACCTCGGAGGCTGCACCATCATCCACTTTGGCTACTTCCTCAGTTGCCCAGGAGACTTCTTCTACAGTTGCAACCGAGTCTTCATCAGCACCAGGTGTTGCCACTCAAACTGACGAGTCTGGTGCGAACAAGTTGGGTATGGGTGCATTGGTTGGTTTGATTGGTGCTGCTTTGTTATAA
- a CDS encoding uncharacterized protein (MEROPS:MER0037714): MPISTLTSATLSLSSKNTKTTTTPYSSTAKATSPITYTLYYGTFIHTPRLSELEINFNTLVGVNTFGEIDFIYKNFESNNGPQSPVEFFKSQYNPTSNISSLEAIEFVDNSRDLTKFFFPGFIDTHIHASQFPNIGIGLDTPLLDWLTTYTFAVESKFGVPSDSTDDSEKKIEIAKLVYSKIIDRTLSNGTTCASYFTTIDPETTNLFADLLLQHGQRGFVGKVCMDHNKSYPTYEESLSECEESMQKIISHCQMVNPPGETLVKPIVTPRFAPSCSKKMLRYLGRLSNEQDLPIQTHISENKQEIELVKQLFPESESYSQVYNKYNLLNSRTILAHAIHLSQKECDLVAGQKCSISHCPTSNSFISSGEAPVRKYLYEDKINVSLGTDVSGGFDTSILQIVKHAILVSHHLSMKDTKDVQQSNENCKLSISDGLFMSTLGGAKAVGLKDTVGTFAVGKRFDAQLIDLGVPNSNTDVFNWQLPFDGGADEDQTRRQKVLNLLGKWVFSGDDRNCVKVWCNGRLVIDKEA; encoded by the coding sequence ATGCCTATCTCCACtttaacatcagcaacattgtctttgtcttctaAAAACACTAAAACAACTACCACGCCTTACTCTTCCACTGCTAAAGCAACATCTCCCATAACATATACGTTGTACTATGGTACATTCATACACACGCCCAGATTATCGGAGCTAGAGATTAATTTTAATACTTTAGTTGGTGTGAATACTTTTGGTGAAATTGATTTCATATACAAAAACTTTGAGTCTAATAATGGCCCGCAATCACCAGTtgagtttttcaaatcccAATACAACCCAACATCAAACATTAGCAGCTTAGAGGCTATTGAATTTGTTGACAACTCAAGGGATCTAAccaagttttttttccctgGGTTTATTGACACGCATATCCATGCCTCTCAATTTCCCAATATTGGTATTGGCTTGGACACACCGTTGCTTGATTGGTTAACAACTTACACATTTGCAGTTGAGCTGAAGTTTGGAGTGCCTCTGGATTCTACAGATGACctggagaaaaaaattgagatTGCCAAGTTGGTCTACTCGAAAATCATCGACCGTACTTTGAGTAATGGTACAACATGTGCCTCGTATTTCACTACGATTGACCCCGAGACTACAAACTTGTTTGCTGATTTACTTCTTCAACATGGCCAGCGTGGGTTTGTAGGCAAGGTATGCATGGATCATAACAAGTCTTACCCAACATATGAAGAGAGTTTGAGTGAGTGTGAGGAGTCAAtgcaaaaaattatttctcattGTCAAATGGTGAACCCACCTGGTGAGACACTCGTCAAACCTATAGTGACGCCAAGATTTGCTCCGCTGTGCTCTAAGAAAATGTTACGCTACTTAGGAAGGTTGAGTAATGAACAAGATTTGCCGATTCAAACACACATAAGTGAGAACAAGCAAGAAATTGAGCTTGTCAAGCAACTATTTCCTGAATCTGAAAGTTATTCCCAGGTTTACAACAAGTACAATTTGCTCAACCTGCGTACAATTCTTGCTCATGCAATACATTTATCGCAAAAGGAGTGTGACTTGGTTGCCGGTCAAAAATGTTCTATTTCGCATTGCCCAACCTCGAATTCGTTCATTTCAAGTGGCGAGGCACCGGTACGTAAGTACTTGTACGAGGACAAGATAAATGTGTCTTTAGGTACCGATGTCAGTGGTGGGTTTGACACGAGTATTTTGCAAATCGTCAAGCATGCGATATTGGTAAGTCACCATTTATCCATGAAAGATACGAAAGATGTACAACAATCTAATGAAAACTGCAAATTATCCATTTCCGATGGATTGTTCATGTCTACTTTGGGTGGTGCGAAAGCTGTGGGGTTAAAAGACACCGTGGGAACATTTGCTGTGGGTAAACGGTTTGATGCTCAGTTGATTGACTTGGGAGTACCCAACTCCAACACTGATGTTTTCAACTGGCAATTACCTTTTGACGGTGGTGCTGACGAGGATCAGACAAGGAGGCAAAAGGTTTTGAATTTATTGGGAAAATGGGTGTTTAGTGGTGACGACAGAAATTGCGTAAAAGTATGGTGTAATGGCCGGTTGGTGATTGACAAGGAAGCTTAA
- the CTR9 gene encoding protein required for normal CLN1 and CLN2 G1 cyclin expression (BUSCO:EOG09260EAZ) — MDEALDISYYIGQDGVEALKNVDVPVEGGDVVSLDLTNAEELPQDPQELVSFFTDNKSGKQFWIIVACAYAQLGKLAEAVQLIKSALETSYFTEEDKKTFESVLIWLYFRYASVDAQNGDRSENLVLASSAISSLKTKIYNDSQTSVTNSVSNLLAEAVLAIYQNHDDEAMEIFDRVLKLDHSNCFALLGKAHVTLSKSNNYTLALKLYQQVLLLNPVMKPDPRLGIGLCFWFLKDEKMAKQSWERALEIDPKNIKAKIFLSLTKIYATLNNSLSDEQFLKDYKECLQEVSQLHKGNVTDSTILLVLVSYYFAKQEYDTVERVVKHISQHIIGDSSVSKSATLITKLSKHQQIVLSECSTWLARVQFAREDFTQASKLFQEAIKFNDQNLVAKLGLGQSQFNRGSIEEASLTYESILRTNVDCLEANYSLGILYAKQQSDSRRKKELAIQVLERYIRLSNNRGLSSASKNDAHMLLNKEPITLNAYLTLSKLYEDTDLNQSLTYLTRAADARKKLGKKIPLEIYNNLGVFKFTKQNFAGAAESFQSALDELNAATEFKSADGEDVLIDLPQDLKISLSFNLARSKEVSNENEAYQTYESLIQECPNYFSAKLRILFLSCISESRLSTDEIKTEIDELLDLNVSDLEVRSFYGWFVKNFGKKLGMKPDSDVEFQKDTLVEFDKHDCYALLSLANIYCVMARDLKNSSSTESKKKNYYIRAIELYTKVLTVDPKNVYAAQGLAIAYIENKESFKGLDILRKIRDSLNDISVYLNLGHVLCEVKQFGKAIESYELALARYTDGKDVKILTFLGRAWYLRASNEQNLQFFKRGLEYSRQALEHTRGSKSALLFNIAYVQFQIADFVSKQPVHHRQPQDISDAIDGLQDAIQTLLQLASEDEKHPPYPKDELRGRANLGSSTLLNRLTSALDETKENIASVEQKLQTAKHIREQEKEAKIKEEQARLEMLKEKEAQLAKERAALQEQAQQWAEEARSNIAVQAEDDKSDGDNDDDDDDEEGDDGGLFNEEKGRGKRVKNSSGRKGKPKKSRKKKVLEDSESEPEADFSGDEDNNYSNDGNDGHDDGVNDRNETRVVKKDLEVKPKKKANRKRKLRVSDDEEENDENEDGGNEKGAVTGRVNGSKRGKKKQHLSNEFIEDSDEELENDDLFGDEGVEKEDNDKDGENDRDKEKEARGQESE, encoded by the coding sequence ATGGATGAAGCTCTTGATATATCATACTACATTGGGCAGGATGGAGTGGAGGCACTTAAAAACGTCGATGTTCCCGTTGAAGGAGGTGATGTTGTCTCATTGGATCTTACGAATGCCGAAGAACTTCCCCAAGACCCTCAAGAGTTGGTCCTGTTTTTTACCGATAACAAGCTGGGGAAGCAGTTCTGGATAATTGTTGCTTGTGCGTATGCACAACTAGGTAAACTAGCAGAGGCAGTACAACTCATCAAGCTGGCTCTAGAAACTAGCTATTTCACtgaagaagacaaaaagacGTTTGAAAGTGTACTTATCTGGCTATACTTTAGGTATGCATCCGTTGATGCACAGAACGGTGACCGTCTGGAGAACTTGGTTCTTGCGAGCTCTGCGATCTCGAGcttgaaaacaaagataTATAATGACTCACAGACCTCAGTTACCAACAGTGTGTCTAATTTACTTGCTGAGGCAGTTTTGGCCATTTATCAAAACCACGATGACGAGGCAATGGAGATTTTCGATAGAGTCCTCAAGTTAGACCACAGTAATTGTTTTGCGCTATTGGGGAAGGCGCATGTGACGTTGTCAAAACTGAACAACTATACATTGGCGTTAAAACTATACCAACAGGTTTTACTTTTAAACCCTGTAATGAAACCAGATCCTAGACTAGGAATCGGTTtgtgtttttggtttttgaaaGACGAGAAAATGGCTAAGCAGAGCTGGGAAAGAGCTTTGGAAATAGATCCAAAGAATATTAAGGCTAAAATTTTCTTGAGTTTGACGAAAATATATGCCACATTGAACAATTCTCTCAGTGATGAACAATTTTTGAAGGACTACAAAGAGTGTTTGCAAGAGGTATCACAGCTCCATAAAGGTAATGTGACTGACTCTACGATATTGCTTGTTCTTGTGTCGTACTATTTTGCCAAGCAAGAATATGACACCGTGGAACGAGTAGTGAAACATATTTCTCAGCATATTATTGGTGATAGCAGTGTATCCAAATCTGCTACACTCATTACTAAGCTTTCTAAGCATCAGCAAATAGTTTTATCAGAGTGTAGCACCTGGCTCGCTAGAGTGCAGTTTGCCCGTGAGGACTTTACGCAAGCATCAAAGCTTTTCCAAGAAGCTATAAAATTCAACGATCAAAATTTGGTTGCCAAGTTGGGGCTTGGTCAATCGCAATTCAATCGTGGCTCCATTGAAGAAGCGAGCTTGACATATGAGTCGATCTTGAGAACCAACGTCGATTGCCTTGAAGCCAATTACTCACTTGGTATTTTATatgcaaaacaacaactggattcgagaaggaaaaaggagtTGGCTATCCAGGTACTTGAACGATATATCAGACTCTCCAATAACAGAGGGTTATCATCAGCATCCAAGAATGATGCGCATATGCTCCTCAACAAGGAACCAATTACATTAAATGCGTATTTGACATTGAGTAAATTGTACGAGGACACCGACTTGAACCAATCGTTGACTTATTTGACCAGAGCTGCTGATGCTAGGAAGAAGTTGGGCAAGAAGATTCCATTGGAGATTTATAACAACTTGGGTGTGTTTAAGTTCACCAAGCAAAATTTCGCAGGTGCGGCGGAAAGTTTCCAACTGGCACTTGATGAGCTTAATGCGGCAACAGAATTCAAATCAGCTGATGGAGAAGATGTATTGATTGATTTGCCTCAGGATCTCAAGATCTCACTTTCATTTAATTTGGCAAGATCAAAGGAAGTGTCAAACGAGAATGAAGCGTACCAGACATACGAATCACTCATTCAGGAATGTCCCAACTATTTCTCTGCAAAGCTTCGTATTTTATTCCTTTCGTGCATCTCCGAATCTCGTTTATCTACAGATGAAATCAAAACCGAAATTGATGAGCTTTTGGACTTGAATGTGCTGGACCTTGAAGTCCGATCGTTTTATGGTTGGTTTGTTAAAAACTTTGGTAAAAAGTTGGGGATGAAGCCGGATTCGGATGTTGAGTTTCAAAAAGATACTCTTGTTGAGTTTGATAAACACGATTGTTATGCCTTGCTCTCGTTGGCAAACATTTATTGTGTCATGGCTCGtgatttaaaaaattcatCAAGCACTGagctgaagaagaaaaattattaCATTAGAGCCATTGAATTGTATACCAAGGTGTTAACAGTGGATCCGAAGAACGTTTATGCAGCACAAGGCTTGGCAATTGCCTATATCGAAAACAAGGAATCGTTTAAAGGTTTGGATATTTTAAGAAAAATTAGAGACTCGCTTAATGACATTTCAGTCTATCTCAATCTTGGTCACGTGCTATGCGAAGTGAAACAGTTTGGAAAAGCAATTGAGAGTTACGAACTAGCATTGGCCAGGTACACTGATGGTAAGGATGTCAAGATCCTTACCTTCCTTGGCAGAGCATGGTACTTACGTGCGTCCAACGAGCAGAACttgcaattttttaaaCGAGGACTTGAATACTCAAGACAGGCATTGGAACATACTCGAGGTTCTAAATCGGCGTTGTTATTCAATATTGCTTACGTGCAGTTTCAAATAGCGGATTTTGTCAGCAAGCAACCAGTGCACCACCGTCAACCGCAAGATATAAGTGACGCGATTGATGGATTACAAGATGCTATTCAGACTTTGCTCCAGCTTGCATCAGAAGATGAGAAACATCCACCTTACCCCAAAGATGAGTTGCGCGGTAGAGCAAATCTTGGATCAAGCACATTACTCAATAGACTCACTAGTGCACTTGATGAGACTAAGGAGAATATAGCCTCAGTGGAACAGAAACTCCAAACAGCAAAACATATTCGTGagcaagagaaagaggCAAAAATCAAGGAGGAGCAAGCCAGACTCGAGATgttgaaagagaaagaggcGCAGTTGGCAAAGGAAAGAGCAGCGTTACAAGAACAGGCTCAGCAGTGGGCTGAAGAGGCAAGACTGAATATTGCAGTTCAAGCGGAAGATGACAAAAGTGATGGtgacaatgatgatgatgatgatgatgaagaaggtgatgatggtggtttGTTTAACGAGGAAAAGGGTAGAGGTAAACGAGTTAAGAACAGTAGTGGCAGAAAAGGCAAACCCAAGAAAagcagaaagaagaaagttcTTGAGGATAGTGAAAGTGAACCGGAGGCTGATTTTTCTGGCGATGAGGATAATAATTATAGTAATGACGGTAATGATGGTCACGACGATGGCGTGAATGATAGAAACGAGACCAGGGTTGTGAAGAAAGATCTCGAGGTCAAAcctaaaaagaaagcaaacagaaagagaaaacttAGAGTTAgcgatgatgaagaagaaaatgatgaGAATGAAGATGgtggaaatgaaaagggGGCAGTGACAGGCAGAGTTAATGGATCTAAAAGAggcaagaagaaacaacacTTGTCGAATGAATTTATTGAGGATAGTGATGAGGAATTAGAAAATGATGATTTATTTGGTGATGAAGGAGTCGAAAAGGAGGACAATGATAAGGACGGGGAAAATGacagagacaaagaaaaagaagctaGAGGACAAGAGAGTGAATAA
- the PSF3 gene encoding DNA replication protein (BUSCO:EOG09264O2D): protein MSSYYDLDDILADAEKLPCSFNHTVPGLGYLEGNPGKSIKQGTNIELPIWLCGVLAVIHTHSSSANTASAASQDDETPFVSLMDPDFINEKVKNALKSDSTSLDLHKLSPQYYKMVERWCNLFEERELVELIMDSLKSRSFEINNYASNIAGSSGGKGKHFNNEFIYTLDEFEKRLFKETGESHKLMRQWLKE, encoded by the coding sequence ATGAGTTCATATTACGACTTAGATGATATCCTAGCTGATGCTGAAAAACTACCTTGCTCATTTAACCATACAGTTCCCGGACTTGGCTATCTTGAGGGTAATCCTGGAAAATCCATTAAGCAGGGGACAAATATCGAGCTTCCTATTTGGTTATGTGGCGTTTTGGCTGTTATCCACACACACTCCAGCTCGGCAAATACTGCATCTGCCGCCTCGCAAGACGATGAAACTCCATTTGTCTCCTTAATGGACCCTGACTTTATAAacgaaaaagtaaagaatgCGCTCAAATCAGATTCAACAAGTTTGGATCTACATAAATTGAGTCCACAATATTACAAAATGGTTGAGCGATGGTGTAATTTGTTTGAGGAACGAGAGTTGGTTGAATTGATCATGGATTCATTAAAACTGCGGAGTTTCGAAATCAATAATTATGCAAGCAATATAGCTGGAAGCAGCGGAGGCAAGGGGAAGCATTTCAATAACGAGTTTATTTATACATTGgatgagtttgaaaaaagattatTTAAAGAAACAGGAGAAAGTCATAAACTAATGAGACAGTGGTTGAAAGAGTAG